GAGCTTCCTGCGCCAGTCTTCTTCCACATCTTTTACGTGACTTATGAACATTTACTCCAGAAATATCAGAATCAGGACGCGCAAAATACACATATTCCATTGCCGCAATAGCAGTTGAAGTATTTTCAGTGTATTTTTCTATTCTATATCCACTTTCATCAATAATAACCACTTCTCCAGATCTTATATTTCTAATAAACTCCGCTCCCACAATTTCCAATGCACATGTTTCACTTGCCAAAATATACGCCCCATTTTTTGCTTTTCCTAAAATTAAAGGACGAAATTCAAATGGATCTACTGCCCCATACAATTCTGTCTGAGTTTGAATTACGAAAGAAAATCCACCTTTTACTTGACGTAATGCATCTTTTAACTGGCTCAGAAAATCCTTTTCCTTGCTTCTTCTTATCAAGTGAACCAATACTTCCGTATCAGATGAAGAATGAAAAATCGCACCGTGTTCTTCTAATTCCCTTTTTAATGTTTTGGCATTGATTAAATTTCCATTGTGTGCCAACGCAATGCTTCCATCAAAAAATTGAAATAAAAATGGCTGAATATTACGTCCACTGCTGCTTCCAGAAGTTGCATACCGCACATGCCCTATGGCACTATTCCCTTCCAGACGGTTAAATATCCTGTCATCATTAAATACTTCTGACACTAATCCAGGACCACGATGTCCGTTTACACGTTTTCCATCACTTACCACAATTCCTGCCGCTTCCTGCCCTCTATGCTGAAGACTATGAAGCCCATAATAAGTAAGCCTTGCCGCATTAGGATGTCCATAAACTCCAAATACTCCGCATTCCTCATTCAAACTCTTAATCATTTGTAATTTTCCTCCATTTTTATTATAAACTATTCTAAATTTATAATTTTATTGATATTTTTACTATAAAAAAAATTATCTCTCATTTATCTGATAACAAGTATTCAAGACTCTCTTGCTAATGTATGCTTTAAAATTCCTAAAAAATTTATTTCAATACTTCTTCCAAACGACGTAAAACTTCACGATATGCTCCCATTACATCTCCTAAATCCTGTCTAAATCTATCCTTATCCAATTTTTTAAGCGTATCTTTATCCCATAATCTCATTGAATCTGGACTTATTTCATCAGCTAGCAAAATATTCCCATCCTTATCTCTTCCAAACTCAATTTTGTAATCCACTAAAATCAAGTTCATTTTATCAAATAATTTTGAAAGCAAGTCATTTATCAAAAAAGTTTGCTCCTTAATCCCAGCCAATTCATCTTCAGTTACCAATTCCAAAGCCAAAGCATGATCATCATTCAATAGCGGATCTCCTAAATCATCATTTTTATACGACAGTTCAAATGTAGGTCTTTTAAAAATTTTCCCTTCTTCTGCTCCATATCTTTTCACAAAACTTCCAGTCGCCCTATTTCTAATAATCACTTCCAAAGGCACAATTTCCACTTTTTTACATAATTGTTCCCTTTCGTTCAAAGTTTCAATCCAGTGAGTTTTCACACCATTTTTTATCAAATATTCATAAATTAAAGTAGAAATTTTATTATTCAAAATCCCCTTATCTTCCAACTGATCCTTTTTTACTCCATTAAAAGCTGTTGCATCATCTTTAAAATACATAATTATTTCATCCGCTTTATCTGTTGAAAAAATTGATTTTGCTTTTCCTTCATAAATTTGTTCTCTTTTTTCCATTTTTTATTTCCTCCATTTATATTTATTTAAATGCTTGTATAATTTGTACTACTCCTATTATAATTCCAATTACAGCAAAAGAAATATTCCACAAGTTGCTTCTCGTTTCTTCCTTTTCCTTAATTTGTTCTTCTTTTTTTCTGATTTGATACTTAGCGATATTTCTAATCAAATTTAATGTTCTTTCTAGTTCTTGAATTTGTTCTTCTATATTATATTTTTTTAATATTTCTTCAATATCTTTAGATGATTTTCGATTTTCCGA
This is a stretch of genomic DNA from Leptotrichia hofstadii. It encodes these proteins:
- the purF gene encoding amidophosphoribosyltransferase, which produces MIKSLNEECGVFGVYGHPNAARLTYYGLHSLQHRGQEAAGIVVSDGKRVNGHRGPGLVSEVFNDDRIFNRLEGNSAIGHVRYATSGSSSGRNIQPFLFQFFDGSIALAHNGNLINAKTLKRELEEHGAIFHSSSDTEVLVHLIRRSKEKDFLSQLKDALRQVKGGFSFVIQTQTELYGAVDPFEFRPLILGKAKNGAYILASETCALEIVGAEFIRNIRSGEVVIIDESGYRIEKYTENTSTAIAAMEYVYFARPDSDISGVNVHKSRKRCGRRLAQEAPVEHADIIIGVPNSSLSAASGYAEEIGKPYEMGLIKNQYVARTFIQPTQELREQGVRMKLSAVKSVVKDKVVVMIDDSIVRGTTSSRIVQLLKEAGAKEVHVRIASPEFKFPIFYGIDVSKSSELISANKTVEEVREYIGADSLAFLSIDGLIESIGLDFDAPYTGLCMECFNGDYPAGLGDYEEEFYASLTPVQKEALEELKK
- the purC gene encoding phosphoribosylaminoimidazolesuccinocarboxamide synthase, with product MEKREQIYEGKAKSIFSTDKADEIIMYFKDDATAFNGVKKDQLEDKGILNNKISTLIYEYLIKNGVKTHWIETLNEREQLCKKVEIVPLEVIIRNRATGSFVKRYGAEEGKIFKRPTFELSYKNDDLGDPLLNDDHALALELVTEDELAGIKEQTFLINDLLSKLFDKMNLILVDYKIEFGRDKDGNILLADEISPDSMRLWDKDTLKKLDKDRFRQDLGDVMGAYREVLRRLEEVLK